In Deltaproteobacteria bacterium, the sequence GCGGGCGTGCCCGCCGCCGCGGCGAGCGTGATCCGCCGCGCGCCGCTCACACGGCGCAGGCTGCGCGCGGCCTCGATCAGCGTCGCGCCGGTCGTGGCGACGTCGTCGAGCAGCAGCACGCGCAGCCCCGCGAGCTCCCCGGGCCGCGCGCGAAAGCTCGCGGCCACGTTCGCGCGGCGCGCGGCGATCGAGAGCCCCGTCTGAGGCGGCG encodes:
- a CDS encoding ComF family protein, with protein sequence MRSEGSDPVFSLARALARATGARVAGKALARARRTPPQTGLSIAARRANVAASFRARPGELAGLRVLLLDDVATTGATLIEAARSLRRVSGARRITLAAAAGTPAVEAPAAPLL